Proteins from one Flammeovirgaceae bacterium genomic window:
- a CDS encoding proline dehydrogenase family protein has translation MEAEIKVKFEDTAHAFSYKSNAEVKKANFIFTLVNNPVMSSLAVGAVRLGLFLHLPIKGLIRYTVFDHFCGGESIDECGPVIKKLGDRGVRAILDYSVEGAKTEKGFDQTTEEILRTFDAAKANDNIPFGVFKMTGIADTALLEKINSKKTLTAEEQAAFERVRARVDRICHKAHEYQIKVLIDAEETWLQDPIDQLAYEMMKKYNTGSAIVFNTYQMYRADMLANMRNAHHEAVKHNYFLGVKMVRGAYMEKERERARKRGYADPIQPTKQATDDGFNDGLAFCVDNKQRVSLMCGSHNEYSNHFLTVLMAKHGMKNNDGRIWFGQLFGMSDQISFNLAREGYNVVKYLPYGPVKSVIPYLLRRAEENTSVAGQSSNELRLIRKELARRKSA, from the coding sequence ATGGAAGCAGAAATAAAAGTTAAGTTCGAGGATACCGCGCATGCGTTTTCCTATAAAAGCAATGCCGAGGTAAAAAAGGCCAATTTCATTTTTACCCTGGTAAACAACCCGGTGATGTCCAGCCTGGCCGTAGGGGCCGTAAGGCTGGGTTTGTTCCTTCACCTCCCCATCAAAGGCCTTATCCGTTACACCGTGTTTGACCATTTTTGCGGTGGGGAAAGCATTGATGAATGTGGGCCGGTAATAAAAAAGCTGGGCGACCGTGGCGTGCGCGCCATTTTGGACTATTCCGTGGAGGGGGCAAAGACCGAAAAAGGCTTTGACCAGACCACGGAAGAAATCCTCCGGACTTTCGATGCGGCCAAAGCCAATGACAACATCCCTTTTGGCGTTTTTAAAATGACCGGCATTGCCGATACCGCATTGCTCGAAAAAATCAACTCAAAAAAAACGCTTACGGCAGAAGAGCAGGCAGCCTTTGAAAGGGTGCGGGCAAGGGTGGACAGGATTTGCCACAAAGCGCACGAATACCAGATCAAGGTATTGATTGACGCGGAAGAAACCTGGCTACAGGACCCCATCGACCAATTGGCCTATGAGATGATGAAGAAATACAACACCGGCTCGGCCATTGTGTTCAACACATACCAAATGTACCGGGCGGATATGCTGGCCAATATGCGCAATGCCCACCATGAAGCGGTAAAGCACAATTACTTCCTGGGCGTAAAAATGGTGCGGGGCGCTTATATGGAGAAAGAGCGGGAGCGGGCCCGGAAAAGGGGCTATGCAGACCCGATACAGCCCACCAAACAAGCCACGGACGATGGCTTTAATGATGGCCTGGCCTTTTGTGTCGACAACAAACAGCGGGTTTCCCTTATGTGCGGCTCGCACAATGAGTACAGCAACCATTTCCTTACCGTGCTCATGGCCAAACATGGCATGAAAAACAACGATGGCCGCATTTGGTTTGGCCAGCTCTTTGGCATGAGCGACCAAATTTCGTTCAACCTGGCACGGGAGGGGTATAACGTGGTGAAGTACCTTCCCTACGGCCCCGTAAAGTCAGTGATCCCTTACCTGCTGCGCAGGGCCGAAGAAAACACCTCCGTGGCCGGCCAAAGCAGCAACGAGCTGAGGCTGATCCGAAAAGAACTCGCCAGGAGAAAATCGGCTTAG
- a CDS encoding bifunctional 3-deoxy-7-phosphoheptulonate synthase/chorismate mutase type II: MTFDDWHTWGGSKNNTLLIAGPCSAESPGQLTQVASHLYGMGIGIMRAGVWKPRTRPNSFEGKGVEALKWLQGLKQQIPIKIATEVATPQHAEAALAHQVDVLWLGARTTVNPFLVQEIANALQGADLPVLIKNPINPDLALWQGAIERMYNSGKKKVAAVHRGFSTYQKSKFRNIPSWQIAIELKSNFPSLPLICDPSHIAGKRQMILEVSQKALDLGYDGLMIEAHPQPGEALSDADQQVGLEALSQIIGQLRFAKKHSNDVVFISQLEQLREKIDQIDQELIEVLSIRKQLIEKIGDYKKENNVTVFQLERWNEILQSRTIWGKDKSLAGEFIQELYKTIHDESIRIQTGIMNKENENKKE; the protein is encoded by the coding sequence ATGACCTTTGACGACTGGCATACCTGGGGCGGCAGCAAAAACAATACACTGCTGATAGCCGGGCCATGCAGTGCCGAAAGCCCGGGGCAACTAACCCAGGTGGCCTCCCACCTATACGGGATGGGCATTGGCATCATGCGTGCTGGCGTATGGAAGCCACGCACCCGGCCCAATTCCTTTGAAGGAAAGGGAGTGGAAGCACTAAAATGGCTTCAGGGGCTAAAACAGCAAATCCCGATAAAAATAGCCACCGAGGTGGCCACCCCCCAACATGCCGAGGCAGCGCTTGCCCACCAAGTGGATGTGCTGTGGCTTGGGGCCCGCACCACCGTTAACCCCTTCCTGGTGCAGGAAATAGCCAATGCACTGCAGGGGGCAGATTTGCCCGTACTGATAAAGAACCCCATCAACCCCGACCTGGCGCTTTGGCAGGGGGCCATTGAAAGGATGTACAACTCAGGGAAAAAGAAGGTGGCTGCCGTGCACCGGGGATTCTCAACCTACCAAAAATCCAAATTCAGGAACATTCCCAGTTGGCAAATTGCCATTGAGTTAAAGTCGAACTTCCCATCCCTTCCCCTCATTTGCGACCCCAGCCATATTGCCGGCAAAAGGCAAATGATCCTGGAGGTAAGCCAAAAGGCCCTGGACCTGGGCTACGATGGATTGATGATAGAGGCCCACCCACAACCAGGCGAGGCGCTAAGCGATGCCGACCAACAGGTGGGCCTGGAAGCGCTAAGCCAAATAATAGGCCAGCTCCGGTTTGCCAAAAAACATTCAAATGACGTGGTGTTTATCAGCCAGCTTGAGCAACTGAGGGAAAAGATAGACCAAATCGACCAGGAATTGATAGAGGTCCTGTCCATACGAAAGCAGCTTATAGAAAAGATAGGCGACTACAAGAAAGAAAACAATGTAACGGTATTCCAATTGGAGAGGTGGAACGAAATCCTGCAATCCCGGACAATATGGGGCAAGGACAAATCCCTGGCCGGGGAATTCATCCAGGAACTCTACAAAACCATCCATGACGAATCCATCAGGATACAGACGGGGATAATGAACAAAGAAAACGAAAACAAAAAGGAGTAG